In Persicimonas caeni, a single window of DNA contains:
- a CDS encoding sensory rhodopsin transducer, whose protein sequence is MTIGKKHWAIAEGYIPEGSTGPEPEMLSHETACILNTTDQDAHVELMIYFSDRDPIGPYEITVLAKRTKHVRFNDLAEPEKVPRGTDYASVFESDVPVVIQHTRLDSRQAELGLLSTMAYSE, encoded by the coding sequence ATGACGATCGGTAAGAAGCACTGGGCGATCGCCGAGGGGTATATCCCCGAGGGGAGCACCGGCCCCGAGCCCGAGATGCTCAGCCACGAGACCGCCTGCATCCTGAACACGACCGACCAGGACGCGCACGTCGAGTTGATGATCTACTTCAGCGACCGCGATCCGATCGGCCCCTACGAGATCACCGTGCTCGCCAAGCGCACCAAGCACGTGCGCTTCAATGACCTCGCCGAGCCCGAGAAGGTCCCCCGCGGCACCGACTACGCCAGCGTCTTCGAGTCGGACGTGCCCGTGGTCATCCAACACACCCGCCTCGATAGCCGCCAGGCCGAGTTGGGGCTGCTGTCCACGATGGCTTATTCGGAGTGA
- a CDS encoding phosphatidylglycerophosphatase A family protein, whose translation MESPEQPADEPKPTWRQAWRQAPVSMFFSTFFGVGHIPGGPGTYAAALFTPAIVWMSTWPLGWRVGPFVVVTLLSMWWADRAGKALGEHDSRRIVMDEVVGVWATLVWFSNLSWLAALVGLVLFRIFDVTKPPPARRLDDEGDNGITVIADDLVAGVWAIPGVVLVVWLFAAQL comes from the coding sequence ATGGAGTCGCCTGAGCAACCTGCCGACGAACCTAAGCCGACCTGGCGGCAAGCTTGGCGACAGGCCCCGGTGTCGATGTTCTTCTCGACCTTCTTCGGCGTCGGCCACATCCCCGGCGGCCCGGGCACCTACGCCGCCGCGCTGTTCACCCCGGCGATCGTGTGGATGTCCACCTGGCCCCTGGGCTGGCGCGTGGGGCCGTTCGTCGTCGTCACGCTGCTGTCGATGTGGTGGGCCGACCGGGCTGGCAAGGCCCTGGGCGAGCACGACAGCCGACGCATCGTCATGGACGAAGTCGTGGGCGTGTGGGCGACCTTGGTGTGGTTCTCGAACCTCAGCTGGCTCGCCGCCCTCGTCGGTCTGGTGTTGTTCCGCATCTTCGACGTCACCAAACCCCCGCCTGCTCGCCGCCTCGACGACGAGGGCGACAACGGCATCACCGTCATCGCCGACGACCTCGTGGCCGGGGTGTGGGCGATTCCGGGCGTTGTTCTGGTGGTGTGGCTCTTTGCGGCTCAACTCTGA
- a CDS encoding GtrA family protein: MDVSGSSVASFVATASDGLVYAAFVHTLVAWGLLSVGVSAGLAAVVGGVIHYSMCRFWVFRRFDASLRWSALTYFAMSGSAAVGHGLLTEWLAGIVGAGWGWGASKGLIWILWTYPLSRYVVFGGLAGKNAEEEAEHGVA; this comes from the coding sequence ATGGACGTATCGGGATCGTCTGTGGCGAGCTTTGTGGCCACGGCTTCGGACGGGCTCGTCTACGCGGCCTTTGTGCACACGCTCGTCGCCTGGGGGCTCTTGTCGGTGGGCGTCTCGGCGGGCCTGGCCGCGGTGGTCGGCGGCGTGATCCACTACTCGATGTGCCGCTTCTGGGTCTTTCGCCGCTTCGACGCCTCGCTGCGCTGGTCGGCGCTGACCTATTTTGCGATGAGCGGCTCGGCCGCCGTCGGCCACGGCCTGCTCACCGAGTGGCTCGCCGGGATCGTCGGCGCCGGCTGGGGCTGGGGTGCGTCCAAAGGCTTGATCTGGATTTTGTGGACCTATCCCCTGAGTCGGTACGTCGTCTTCGGCGGCCTCGCCGGCAAGAACGCCGAAGAGGAGGCCGAGCATGGAGTCGCCTGA
- a CDS encoding efflux RND transporter permease subunit: MHAFIEFCRRRLFVVLAALMVLTAAAGGLASKLTLDSNLTRLLPENAPSVRGLDELERVYGGQIGRLSVVLDGADRPTLEALADDLEDDLGRLDGVRRVEVKKPVGFFKNFRLLYAGYADLEEAKARLDKRIRWEKKRANPLFVSLGDDDPPEVDFSDLTDRYGDLDQSSYYVGEEGTTLALFVYPSFPSTDLERTRSLTSRVRDSVAAKVGALDGVEFGLTGRYQKRVDLQNVLQSDLGVATSVALTLLALVLLLLLRSPSGMVVVGLPLVAGTIWSMAWAQLTFGSLNILTGFLAAVLMGIGVDYGIHLYIRYQELRDSLPTGEALAQTFATSGRANFYGGFTTAVALASLIVTDFRAFFEFGVISLGGIALILLAYALFMPPLVYLFERKGRRFRAPASLLLTRYLSGRLGHDAIQTLPRAARSAAIALGVLVLAAGVGITQLDFERSFAPLENRSSASWKLDQKINKLLGQSQTPTVVLTDSTEQSDAVIAELERRRDEDPGGETIDKVIALHSLLPGRQSDKLALLEEVLDDLRDVPAKKRSEELAGFVDEIEGLLERGPLTADKLPVGVREPFRSKVDDKQVVLVFPAIDLAEIDQVSRFAGALADLPGIDEPGRYDAISEALLLYDIVRLVERDAAWMIGLTLTGLLLISVLAFRRRREVLLQMGILVASFTGALGLAGWLGIDLNFLNIIILPIWLGLGIDASFHVLMHLREHPDDLSAQLTTAAAIAGAFITSMVGFGAMLLAHHEGLFSLGAIAVIGLGTILVVNLLSHLVLLKDAGRGAS; the protein is encoded by the coding sequence ATGCACGCCTTCATCGAATTTTGCCGCCGCCGTCTCTTCGTCGTCCTCGCCGCTCTGATGGTGTTGACCGCGGCGGCCGGTGGGCTTGCCTCCAAGCTCACGCTCGACTCGAACCTGACGCGTTTGCTGCCCGAGAACGCCCCCAGCGTGCGCGGGCTCGACGAGCTCGAGCGTGTCTACGGCGGCCAGATCGGTAGGCTGAGCGTCGTGCTCGACGGGGCGGACCGGCCGACCCTCGAGGCGCTCGCAGATGATCTCGAAGACGACCTCGGGCGGCTCGACGGCGTGCGCCGCGTGGAGGTCAAAAAGCCGGTCGGTTTCTTCAAGAATTTTCGGCTGCTCTACGCCGGTTACGCCGACCTCGAAGAAGCTAAAGCACGCCTCGACAAGCGCATCCGCTGGGAGAAAAAGCGGGCCAACCCGCTCTTCGTCTCGCTGGGCGACGACGACCCGCCCGAGGTCGACTTTTCGGACCTGACCGACAGGTACGGCGACCTCGACCAGTCGTCGTATTACGTGGGCGAAGAGGGCACCACGCTCGCGCTCTTCGTCTACCCGTCGTTTCCCTCGACCGATCTCGAGCGCACCCGCTCGCTGACGAGCCGCGTGCGCGACAGCGTCGCCGCCAAGGTCGGGGCGCTCGACGGCGTCGAGTTCGGCCTGACCGGGCGCTACCAGAAGCGCGTCGACCTGCAGAACGTGCTCCAGAGCGACCTCGGCGTGGCCACGAGCGTGGCGCTGACACTTCTGGCGCTCGTCTTGTTGCTGTTGCTTCGAAGCCCCTCGGGCATGGTTGTGGTCGGCTTGCCGCTGGTCGCCGGCACGATCTGGTCGATGGCTTGGGCGCAGCTGACCTTCGGCAGCCTCAACATCTTGACCGGGTTTTTGGCCGCCGTGCTCATGGGCATCGGGGTCGACTACGGCATTCACCTCTACATTCGCTACCAAGAGCTTCGCGACAGCCTGCCCACCGGCGAGGCCCTGGCCCAGACCTTTGCGACGAGCGGGCGGGCGAACTTCTACGGCGGGTTTACCACGGCCGTGGCCCTGGCCAGCCTCATCGTGACCGACTTTCGGGCGTTCTTCGAATTCGGGGTCATCTCGCTGGGCGGCATCGCGCTGATCTTGTTGGCCTACGCGCTGTTCATGCCGCCGCTGGTCTACTTGTTCGAGCGCAAAGGCCGCCGGTTTCGCGCGCCGGCCTCGCTGCTTCTGACCCGCTACCTGTCCGGTCGGCTCGGCCACGACGCCATTCAGACCTTGCCGCGGGCGGCGCGCTCGGCGGCGATTGCGCTGGGCGTGCTCGTGCTCGCCGCCGGCGTGGGCATCACCCAGCTCGACTTCGAGCGAAGCTTCGCCCCGCTGGAGAACCGAAGCTCGGCGTCGTGGAAGCTCGACCAAAAGATCAACAAGCTCCTGGGTCAGTCGCAGACGCCCACGGTGGTGCTGACCGACTCGACCGAGCAGAGCGACGCGGTCATCGCCGAGCTCGAGCGGCGCCGCGACGAAGATCCCGGCGGCGAGACCATCGACAAGGTCATCGCCCTGCATTCGCTCCTGCCCGGGCGCCAGAGCGACAAACTCGCCTTGCTCGAAGAGGTGCTCGACGACCTCCGAGACGTGCCCGCCAAAAAGCGAAGCGAGGAGCTCGCCGGCTTCGTCGACGAGATCGAGGGACTGCTCGAGCGCGGGCCTCTGACCGCCGACAAGCTCCCCGTAGGCGTGCGCGAGCCGTTTCGCAGCAAGGTCGACGACAAGCAGGTCGTGCTCGTCTTTCCGGCGATCGACCTGGCCGAGATCGACCAGGTCTCGCGCTTTGCCGGGGCGCTGGCCGACCTGCCGGGCATCGACGAGCCGGGGCGCTACGACGCCATCAGCGAGGCGCTCCTGCTGTACGATATCGTGCGCCTCGTCGAGCGCGACGCCGCCTGGATGATCGGGCTGACCCTGACTGGGCTGCTGTTGATCTCGGTGCTGGCGTTTCGGCGCCGGCGCGAGGTCTTGCTGCAGATGGGCATCCTCGTCGCCTCGTTCACCGGCGCGCTGGGGCTTGCCGGCTGGCTGGGCATCGACCTGAACTTCTTGAACATCATCATCTTGCCCATCTGGCTGGGCCTGGGCATCGACGCCTCGTTCCACGTGCTCATGCACCTTCGCGAGCACCCCGACGACCTGAGCGCGCAGCTGACCACGGCCGCGGCCATCGCAGGCGCCTTCATCACCAGCATGGTCGGCTTCGGCGCGATGCTCCTGGCCCACCACGAGGGGCTCTTCTCGCTGGGCGCCATCGCCGTCATTGGACTGGGGACGATTCTGGTGGTCAACCTGCTGTCGCATCTGGTGCTCCTCAAAGACGCAGGGAGAGGCGCGTCGTGA
- a CDS encoding CDP-alcohol phosphatidyltransferase family protein, whose protein sequence is MDGSTNVWMALAPGLAILGILLLALAVFLIRQPKFEQKASRKTGSVLLPQVLIRYAYWLSESFVAPLDRLGLRPNHVTAFSVVLSTAAAGLIATGHLMSAAWVLFAAMACDLIDGLLARSLDMQSSVGAFFDSFCDRISEGVVFAGLAYYGRENLLFFLSLWGLVASYMISYARGRGEGLGVDCKVGLMQRPERLLVLFFTLLLAPLIAAFGPGGVSQMQVVLTGIGLLAALSTITAGQRALWIMRALSQTDPAAPDNAGRPSGSSSMAEASS, encoded by the coding sequence ATGGATGGTTCTACAAATGTTTGGATGGCGTTGGCGCCCGGACTGGCGATTCTCGGAATCCTGCTCCTGGCGCTGGCCGTCTTTTTGATTCGCCAACCGAAATTCGAGCAGAAGGCGAGCCGCAAGACCGGCTCTGTGCTGCTTCCCCAGGTGCTCATTCGGTACGCCTACTGGCTGAGCGAGTCGTTTGTCGCTCCGCTCGACCGCCTGGGGCTGCGGCCCAACCACGTCACCGCCTTTTCGGTGGTGCTGTCGACGGCCGCCGCCGGTCTGATCGCCACCGGTCACCTCATGAGCGCGGCCTGGGTGCTCTTCGCGGCGATGGCCTGCGACCTGATCGACGGGCTGCTGGCCCGCTCGCTCGACATGCAGTCGAGCGTCGGGGCCTTCTTCGACTCGTTTTGTGATCGCATCTCCGAAGGCGTCGTCTTCGCCGGGTTGGCCTACTATGGCCGCGAGAATCTGCTCTTTTTTCTGAGCCTGTGGGGGCTGGTCGCCTCGTACATGATCAGCTACGCCCGCGGCCGCGGCGAGGGGTTGGGCGTCGACTGCAAGGTCGGCCTGATGCAGCGCCCCGAGCGGCTGCTCGTGCTCTTCTTCACCCTCTTGCTCGCCCCCCTGATCGCCGCGTTCGGCCCGGGAGGCGTCTCCCAGATGCAAGTCGTGCTTACCGGCATAGGCTTGCTGGCGGCGCTCTCTACGATCACCGCCGGCCAGCGCGCGCTGTGGATCATGCGCGCGCTCTCCCAGACGGACCCGGCCGCGCCCGACAACGCCGGCCGCCCGTCGGGCTCTTCTTCCATGGCCGAAGCCTCCTCCTGA
- a CDS encoding inositol-3-phosphate synthase — MNKQKLNNDPVAPAKGKLAVLLPGLGAVGTTVIAGVLAARKGLARPIGSLTQYARMGDDPNAPRLRDAMPLAHLDDIVFGGWDIFDEDCYTAAKNAGVLEDRHLDPIREELEAIRPMSAVFDQDYVRNLSGPNVKEGANKMELAEALIDDIESFMADNGCDRAVSVWCASTEVHVNLGPVHSSLEAFEAGLLESDPAISPTMIYAYAHIKAGVPFLNGAPNTALDTPAIIELAEREGVPIAGKDFKTGQTLIKTILAPGFAARMLGVSGWYSTNILGNRDGAVLDDPGSFKTKEQSKLSVLESILDADAYPEIYEEMDHKVRIDYYPPRGDNKEGWDNIDIFGWMDYPMQIKVNFLCRDSILAAPVVLDLALFGDLASRAGMGGVQDWLSFYFKSPQPVAGEVPVHDLFAQRDLLFDTLYALKERG; from the coding sequence GTGAACAAGCAGAAGTTGAACAACGATCCCGTCGCGCCGGCCAAAGGAAAACTCGCGGTGCTCCTACCCGGTTTGGGCGCGGTGGGTACCACCGTCATCGCAGGCGTCTTGGCCGCGCGCAAAGGCCTGGCGCGGCCGATCGGAAGCCTGACCCAGTACGCGCGCATGGGTGACGATCCGAACGCGCCGCGACTGCGCGACGCCATGCCGCTGGCCCACCTCGACGACATCGTCTTCGGCGGCTGGGACATCTTCGACGAGGACTGCTACACGGCGGCCAAGAATGCCGGCGTGCTCGAAGACCGCCACCTGGATCCGATCCGCGAGGAACTCGAGGCGATTCGCCCGATGAGCGCGGTCTTCGACCAAGATTACGTGCGCAACCTGAGCGGCCCGAACGTCAAAGAGGGCGCCAACAAGATGGAGTTGGCCGAGGCGCTCATCGACGACATCGAGAGCTTCATGGCCGATAACGGCTGTGACCGCGCCGTGTCCGTGTGGTGCGCCTCGACCGAGGTGCACGTCAACCTCGGCCCGGTGCACTCGAGCTTGGAGGCCTTCGAGGCGGGCCTGCTGGAGAGCGATCCGGCGATCAGCCCGACGATGATCTACGCCTATGCGCACATCAAGGCGGGCGTCCCCTTCCTCAACGGCGCGCCGAACACCGCCCTCGACACCCCGGCGATCATCGAGCTGGCCGAGCGCGAGGGCGTGCCTATCGCCGGCAAGGACTTCAAGACCGGCCAGACGCTCATCAAGACCATCCTCGCCCCGGGCTTCGCCGCGCGCATGCTGGGCGTGAGCGGCTGGTACTCCACCAATATCTTGGGCAACCGCGACGGCGCCGTGCTCGACGATCCCGGCTCCTTCAAGACCAAGGAGCAGTCGAAGCTTTCGGTCCTCGAGTCGATCCTCGACGCGGATGCCTACCCCGAGATCTACGAGGAGATGGATCACAAGGTGCGCATCGATTACTACCCGCCGCGCGGCGACAACAAAGAGGGGTGGGACAATATCGATATCTTCGGGTGGATGGATTACCCGATGCAGATCAAGGTCAACTTCTTGTGCCGCGACTCCATTCTGGCCGCCCCGGTGGTGCTCGACCTGGCGCTGTTCGGCGACCTGGCCAGCCGCGCCGGCATGGGCGGGGTGCAGGATTGGCTGAGCTTCTACTTCAAGAGCCCGCAGCCGGTCGCCGGCGAAGTGCCCGTGCACGACTTGTTCGCCCAGCGCGACCTGCTCTTCGATACGCTCTACGCCCTCAAAGAGCGCGGTTGA
- a CDS encoding baeRF3 domain-containing protein encodes MDFFGKDQFKELLDVQKGPAVSIFVKADRQNNKGKNNKLAFRDQVNRAKKMLEERYPDEEFRSVAEMMDDWLDDDAFWGSLSKGVAAFFSPEIERVYRLKTEVDDEAIVSDTFYTRPMLRTMLEPQRYWVLVFDQKNTKLFEASEDRIEEISLGDTPTSMDDALQADFPTHPSAESRQREGGAPNAQGSPAGVSGSKPAFVGMGDERDLEPRYFRQYAQIVDEGLREMLHNATGPLILAAPGRMYSHFRQESKLDNLAEEGLQESLVHLKPAKIHEKTWPLAKKASEKKIDEVLELWEREYGRGKAETDLQQIAKRTLMSQVRFLLIEEGRRVWGNIDRNEGTVEVERENGRDHTDETDVLDELAEFVISMGGEVFELPKSRMPVDTGAAAILRGSGRAEYGGERARMT; translated from the coding sequence ATGGACTTTTTCGGAAAAGACCAATTCAAGGAGTTGCTCGACGTACAGAAAGGCCCGGCGGTGTCGATCTTCGTCAAGGCCGATCGTCAGAACAATAAGGGCAAGAACAACAAGCTGGCGTTTCGCGATCAGGTCAACCGAGCCAAGAAGATGCTCGAGGAGCGCTATCCCGACGAGGAGTTCCGCTCGGTGGCCGAGATGATGGACGACTGGCTCGACGACGACGCCTTCTGGGGGAGCCTCTCCAAAGGCGTCGCCGCGTTCTTCTCGCCCGAGATCGAGCGGGTTTATCGTCTCAAGACCGAGGTCGACGACGAGGCGATCGTCAGCGACACGTTCTACACGCGTCCGATGCTGCGCACGATGCTCGAGCCCCAGCGCTACTGGGTGCTGGTTTTCGACCAGAAGAACACCAAACTGTTCGAGGCAAGCGAGGATCGCATCGAGGAGATCAGCCTGGGAGATACGCCCACGAGCATGGACGATGCGCTGCAGGCCGACTTTCCGACGCACCCGTCGGCCGAGAGTCGCCAGCGCGAAGGCGGCGCGCCCAATGCGCAGGGCTCGCCTGCGGGCGTGTCGGGCTCCAAGCCCGCGTTTGTGGGCATGGGCGACGAGCGCGACCTCGAGCCGCGCTACTTTCGCCAATACGCCCAGATCGTCGACGAGGGCTTGCGTGAGATGCTCCACAACGCCACCGGGCCGCTGATTCTGGCTGCGCCGGGGCGCATGTACAGCCACTTCCGCCAGGAGAGCAAACTCGACAATTTGGCCGAAGAGGGGCTCCAGGAGAGCTTGGTCCACCTCAAGCCGGCCAAGATCCACGAGAAGACTTGGCCGTTGGCCAAGAAGGCGTCCGAGAAGAAGATCGACGAGGTCTTGGAACTCTGGGAGCGCGAGTACGGCCGCGGCAAGGCCGAGACCGACCTGCAGCAGATCGCCAAGCGCACCTTGATGAGCCAGGTGCGCTTCCTGCTCATCGAGGAGGGCCGGCGCGTTTGGGGCAACATCGACCGCAACGAGGGGACTGTCGAGGTCGAGCGCGAGAACGGGCGTGACCACACCGACGAGACCGACGTGCTCGACGAGCTCGCCGAGTTCGTCATCTCGATGGGCGGCGAGGTCTTCGAGCTGCCCAAGTCCCGCATGCCGGTCGACACCGGGGCTGCGGCTATCCTGCGCGGCTCGGGCCGCGCCGAGTATGGCGGTGAGCGGGCGCGTATGACCTGA